In Synchiropus splendidus isolate RoL2022-P1 chromosome 7, RoL_Sspl_1.0, whole genome shotgun sequence, the genomic window TTAATATTTATActaatgtgttgtgttgtttttaaggCCATGCCCTCCGATGACCAGAGAGTGGGTCTTAAGCATCCTGGCTTAATGCTTAAATATTCTACATTTAAAAACCTGGCCACAATGTCTGCTTCACGTGAAGATCTGGAAACAGCAATGGAGTTTTACTTGGAGGTAAATTAGACCTATTTATCAACCTATGTAGCTATGGATGAAAATCATCTGCAGAGTGCGATAACCAGTTTTCCTCTATATTCCTTACAGGCAGTGATGTTAGATTCCACCGACGTCAACATGTGGTACAAGATTGGCCAAGTAGCCATGCGACTTGTGCGCATTCCATTGGCCCGACATGCTTTTGAGGAGGGTTTACATTGTAACCCTGACCACTGGCCCTGCCTGGACAACCTCATAACTATTCTTTACACACTCTGTGACTATACATGTATGTCCATTGTCAGTGTATATGTTGATACTCTTGTTGATACGGATCACTCAAATCAGAATGATTGTTAATTCATGAATTGCGCTTTCTAGATTGTTTGCACTTCATCAGCAAGGCCTTGGAAAAGGACTATTGTTACACCaaaggactggtgttgaaggagaAGATTTTTGAGGAACAGCCATGTCTCAAGAGGGACACCATGAAGATGTTTATGAAATGGTGAGCATTGAATATGTTCAAATATTTGGCCAGATTTTTATGCAGTCTATTGGTTTTTCAGCAATGTGTCCATTCACTAtgtggaagtggaggaggatgaaCGCAAGTCGATTGTGGAAGAGGCTCTCGATTTAAGAAGACGGCGACAGGCACTCTCCCGATGCGAACCCAAACCTGATCTCAGCCTCATACAGCCTATTCAAAGTCTTTCGTGagtttttattgacatttttagtGGAAATGAATATTCTTATATCCTTTTAAGAACCAAACCTTAAATTcctgaaaatgttatttagaaggtgtgatttaaatatttacagaagcTACGTGATTGGTTGTCCAAATCGGGATAAACAATTGGTCAAGCTTTAGAGGAAGCATACAGAATGCTTTCACTACATGGATGGGCGCAACCTCATGTTCTCAGAGTCCTACATGATTTTACAGCTAAAGATAAACATCTGATCTCAGTCCAACATGCTAAATCTATTTTGTCCACTAGTTATGTGTAACAATTAATGTGTAAATTTGTTTTCCCCTTTAAGGAAAGTACTTAATCTTTACCACTGCTTACTTTTGAATAGTGTGAGTTTGTTAAAAGATTTTTCTGGTCAATTGTTTATGAATGCTAACTTCGATTTGAATTCATAGGTGGAAGCATGTGGGAGAGAGTCTGATTGCTATGTATACACATCAGACTACATGCGAGCCGCCACTGAGTCTTGGGCGAAGGATCGACTTGTCAGACTACCGTGACATCAACTTTCCCCAAAACCTTCCTCAGCCAAGTAGTCCAGCGAGTAATGTCCACACAACTGCACTGAGCAGCAGCCCAAGTTCGTCCCTGCCACCCACAACTATTCCAGAGGCTGTCATTTTAACCCAAACTAGTACGCAACCTCCCATTACTATCTCTGAGATAACCGCAGTGCCCACACCACCACTTGGTgagatcatttttttgttgttggatATATGTTTGATTGTTGTGATTACATTTTAAAGTCTGTCATTTACATGCTGGCAGCCACCTCAGCTGATCTCTCCTTACAAGACAAAACCAAGAAGGCCCCAAAAAAGAAGCGCACGGTCGAAGAGAACGTTGAGACAGCAAAGCGGCGCTCGGCAAGAGTTCGAAACACAAAATGCaagaaagaagagaagattGATTTTCAGGAACTTCTCTTCAAGTATTTACCCTCAAGGTACCTAGTAGTGCTTTCTGACAGTCTGATGAAAAGtttcctttgatgttttttttaaatatgggTTTTGTTTAATTTAGACTGAGAAAGTTTGAtcctgatgaagatgatgaaagtCTGAGTAATCTTGAACCACTGTGTGATGGAAAGGAGAATGTAGAGTCACCAAATGGGAGTTGCATGCCAGACTCTGTGGAATCCATGGAAGCGGGTTTGTTATACCTGTTATTCAAGTTATTCAATTGCTTTTTTTACCAGATTTACTATAAACTCTGTCTTCTCTACTTCAGAACAACAAGAGGTCCACAATTTCATTCTCAGTAACCTGAATAACGGTGGGATTTTGGACCTGATGATGCGCTATCTTAAATCAGTGGGCCAAAGGTTTTTGAAAGACTGGCCTCGTGGACTGACAGCAGTGGTTCTGGAGGTGTATCAGACTTGGCGGAAGCACAGCACTGGTCTTCCCAACCCTTTGTTCCGAGAGAGTAGCACTCAACACATCAGGGTATCCAACACAAAAGTTAAAGAAAACTGACATATGTCCGTGATTCTAAATACAGCACAACATTTTGTTTCTCAGGAAATTTTGGAAATGAGCCTAGCCTGTATGGAGCTACAGTTGGACCAGTGGCTCAGCAAAAAAGGGAAGAATGGTGGGTACTAGAATAAATACTGGCCTGATTACACAAGTGTTCTTTCCAGTTACTCTAGAAAGGACCCTATCACCATGTATTCAGCACACAAGGACAAATCAATTTCACAATCTTAAGCTTCGTACTCCTGCGACAATGAAGTACAAAGTCTCTCTCCCAGTCTCTCAAACCAGCCACCATTCCACACCAGACTCTAGACACCAATAGTGAGGGCATTTTTATGTGGTAATATCTGAACTACAAAGTTTTCATTCCACAAACTACCAGGTAATCCAAAtgggtgagtcatgtgacccaagTAAAGCTAAAACATGTATATGTCCGTACCTCTCCACTCATTCTATTTAGATTATTATGTGGTCACGTCAGTGTCTGATGTGAGATAGAtaacattattttaataatagcATCTATTATATTACGTTTTGCATATGAATCATTATCACATTTGTGGTTAatcagcattttcattttttctccaCAGTATCGTCACGCAGAAACAGCCATGGCCCTGAAGGTGACCAGTCTGAATCTGACTGTCAGGGGCAGCATTTTCAGGGTGATTTGCTGCTGCTTGCATTAGGTTCATCCCAAAATGATCTGTTTGGAGATGGATGGTTGAATTTCTCCATCAGAACTTACTGGCTTAAAGCTCGGTTTTTGGCCCTGCAGGTAATCTTTGATGCTCGTACCATCTTATAAACACTGAGCATTAGATATTGTATTGAAGTCTTGTTTGTGTCGTTTGACAGGGTGATATGGAGTTGGCCCAGGATAGCTATGACGTTTGCACTGGGCTGTTGCAGAGCAAACCAAAAGACAGCGAAGGGAAACCGTACACACTGAGAATGCCTAACCTGCGTCTAGATTCAGCAATTTCAGCTGAGGAGGTTGGTGAATTACATGCAAAAGAGGAACCGTTGTAAATGTCTGAATGAATATTTTCTCCCTTGTGCTTTCACTATGCACAGATAGAGAAACGGCTGAAGTCTCTGGAGCGTTGCCAGACTTTGGAAGAGATACAGCGTCTGTTTGAGTCAGCAGACTTTGAGTCTGTTGTGCGATTGTTGCAGCCCACATTTAATTATGGCAGCAGAAGTAAATCACTGGAGTTTGTGAGCTCTGCACCAGAGCGTCCTGCTCAGCTAATGTTGCTGCAGGTAAAATGGGAAACTTCTCATAAAAGTATGTCACTGATTAAATCAAATGGCCATGCTCATTCCACAATCTCATTCAGAACTCCCTGCTCAAACTGGAGGACTACCATCAGTGTCTGGAATCAAGTGAACTGGCTCTCAATGAAGCGCTGCAGCAGCTCAACTCTGGTCTCACCAGCTCCTTCCCTGTAAAAGAGGAGTGGGTCAGCACCATACGAAAGTTGCTTGACGGTATTGAAGTCTGCTTCAGCAAGGATGCAGAACTTCTTAAGAATGTGCCCCATGTGTCCACTCTGGCGCGCCTGGCTAATAACCTTATTCAGGTCAGAGCTAATATAGTGAGTTTCAGAAGTAGTAATTGACTGACAGTTTCAAACAATTTTGCATGTGGACCTTCTGTTTTCAGCTGATCGACCTCAGTATGTCGATTTCTGATGATCCCAAAGAGCCGTATTTCTTCTCTGTGCTGCCCTGGCTTATACTGTATCGTATCATCAAGCACGAGGAGGCTGGACTCGGCTGCATGCTTCAGCAGCAAATGTCAGTCGGGGATGATGATGGTCAGTTGGGTTCCTGTTTCCATACACCTCATCTCCTGCTGCATTTGTACCAAGTCACCTGAGTgatctttttccttttttagaTGACTCTGACTCGCCAATGTTGCCGTACTCTCTGAAGCTCCTGAACACCGCCCATGAATATCTAGGCCGTAGGTCCATGTGCGTCCATTCAAATGGAGCTTTTCTCAAGTTCTTTGTAAGATGACTTTTAATTATAATTACGTATTTGCTGTATGTGGTTTACAGTCCATTCACtagtgtgttttttattttctaggTCAAAGTTTTGGAAACGGAACTGGCTGAAGCAGCTAACAATGACGCTCATCCCTACAAAGAAGACCTGGACATGGCCTTGGAGCAGTGCTTTTTCTGCCTTTACGCTTATCCTAGTAAAAAGAGCAAGGCTCGCTTCCTCGAGGACCACTCGTCGCCTCAGGTGAGAAACCCATCCTCAAAACACCtgctttcatttctctttccagTTTCCAAAACCTTTCCAATTCAGTGATCCGAAACTCCCTTTTGCCTGGTGTTACTTGGTTTCTCGTAGTTCCAGGCAGCATTAGTTTGGAACAGGGTCTCAGGGGGTCTCAGACAACTGTGATGCATGTAGGCTGCCAGGACCGTAGATTCCAGTCCTACAGTTCAATTGAGCTATTGACGGAAGAAAAACGCATTGCTCCGCATTTTACAGCTTCATCACCAGGTGGCAGCAATTTACACAATTTGTTCTGGAGGCGCGACTGGAGAATTATGTAACACTGCTGTGTGGGATTCCCTGGGAGACCTCAGCCTCTTCCATGTGCTATGACTCCTACAACAGTAATAGCTCTTTTGTAATTTACAATCATTCTTTACAGGTTGAGTTGCTGTGGAGCGACGCCCTTTTTATGTTCCATCACTTCAAACCAAAGACACTGCCTGAGTTTGACAGTTACAAAACCAGCACAGTGTCTGCCGACTTGGCCAATCTACTCAGGCGATTTACAAGCATGGCTCCCACGAGTGATTTCCCCTCCCTCACCATGGAAGAAGTAGCAGACTACATTGAGGGTTTGACGGAGAAGGTGATACAACACACCTGAGTGATTATGCAACAATTTATCAACAATTCATCTTTCATGTTTTATGAAAACATAGTGATTTCCCAGCTTCAAATTTGTGTAGTTTTTTGCTGGCCGAGAGTCATCAGGAGTTTACTGAAAatgttgtatttaaaaaaaaatgattataATAAGATTAGCAACTGGTCACTGCTgcacattattcatttaagggAGTAATTGATTGTCCATAAATGTTGGGTTTATAATCTGCATTTGTTTCCTTGAAGGTGCCGAGCCTTCCTGAGGGTTCTCCTCCAGCACCCCCTATCATTAACGAAGTCTACTACTTGTTGGCAGACTACCATTTTAAGAACAAAGAGCAGTCCAAAGCCATCAAGTTTTACATGCATGACATCTGTGTGTGTCCCAACAGgtacatttattatttcattgctTAGAACTGCATTTGAAGCTGAATAGAATCAAAGGATGGAATTCATAATCAAGTGGAGCATGGCTTCTGTGTTGTATTAAGACGACATGATCACAGCTTGTTTTCTGCAGGTTTGATTCCTGGGCTGGAATGGCTTTAGCCAGAGCGAGTCGGATCCAGGAGAAGCTGAACTCCAATGAGCTGAAAAGTGACGTTCCTATTTGGAAACACTCGCAAGCTGTGCTTAATTGCTTCAAAAGGGCACTGGAGATAGACAGCTCTAACCTGTCTCTCTGGATCGAGTATGGAACCATATCATATGCCCTGCACTCGTTTGCTTCACGGCAACTCAAACAGTGGAGTAACGAGCTTCCGCCGGAGGTGGTTAAACAGGTGACCAaagacttgtgtttgttttcaatccacataaaaataacatgtaatgtttgtttctgttctgttttcagatgGAAGAAAGGAGAGACTCCATGTTGGAAACAGCATTCCAGTGTTTTCAGGGGGCATCACGTTGTGAAGGCgacagtgatgaagaagagTGGCTCATTCATTATATGTTGGGCAAGATTGCCGAGAAACGGAGACACTCTCCAATGGAATATTTGCAGCTTTACAAAAAGGTAGACATGTACGACTCTCTTCTGGGTGACTTCATGCAGGTGGCTTAGTTGTTTTTTCCCTTTTGTTGTCTCATTACTCTTGGGAAATATTAAAGGAAAAGCAAAGCAGGAAGTCTGTTTGCTCACAACATCAGAGCATCATGTTGAGATTAAAATGTTATATGCACCGCTAGTCACATGGCCAAATTCTGTTTAGCGAGAGCCTTATTGTGAGAACTGTTATTCTCAATTCAGTCGACAGTCAGtccaccatttttattttaaagttagTCATCATGAGACAAAAGAACTTCAGGAAAGCCAGGTGatacatgatgacatcacagttttGTGTGTCTGCAACATGTCTGTGAACATGTTAATGTCTTTTTCTTACTTGCTGAACCATCTGTCACTATGCATATATCCAGGCAGCCAATTATCTGCATGAGGAAGCTGCTAGGTATCCACGGAAAATCCACTACCACAACCCTCCTGACCTGGCAATGGAAGCCTTAGAGGTATTGCCCAAATACTCATGTAGTAATTTAAGATCTCTAACGCATGTGACCTGTTAAACTCTTGACCTTTATTTCCTAGTTGCATTTCCGTTTGAGTGCAACTGTTTTGAAGCTACTTGAAGCGCATGAGGCAGATCTGAAACACGAGGAGTTGTTCAGTTTGCTGGTGGAGGCCGCCACAGGACCATTTGCAAGAGGGGAGGAAAAGAGCATGCCGAGCATGCCCAGGTCTAGTGAAAAGTAAGAATCCCAACGGTCAATGGAGAATCCCATTTGTCACTCAAATGTTGGTTCTAAATGTTCACCTCATTTTGTTACAGAGAAAAATCCACCTTGGTGATGGATGAAGACTTTAATAGCTGCTCTATTGGCATAAGCAACGTTCACGGCGCGTCTCTCCCGTCAGTGGCCACTCCAGGTCTGACATCTCCTCCTTATGTGGCCACGCCGTTTGACCACGATTACGCCAAACGCAAAACACTTCGACGgcagcagtggcagcagcgGCATGAGGAACAGCAGGCCGATGGTACAGTCCCAGACTTGGACACAGTCTCTGGGGTTGGGCCCTTTGCCCATTCTGTGCTGGGACAGTAAGCCCCTGGGGAGTGCTTTGGCTGCTAATCACATGATATGATGGCTTTGGTTTCAGTTACTCTGAGCCCCTGCTAACTGGGTGATAGGGATGTGGTGAAATGGGCAATATGGCTACTAATCTTACTAGCTTTTTTTTACGAAGATTTTCATTGCAGAACATATTTGAACGtatcacatactgtatatgtcaAAAACAAGTACTTGCTCtatatgaaaaacatttctagTTTTCAAATGATTGGTAAATCATCATATAATCTGCAAGctgtgcttcttattttttatatgtggatatttgtctgtgtgtgcagtTAGACTTGATCACTTGTACTCTCATAGCCCATGAGTCGAGCACAGCTTTCAGTTGTAGTATTTTAATCATTCAAAGCACGCTAGTTTTTCTGGTTGATCATGTGGCCAAAgaagatggattttttttttcaatgcaaacTAAGGGTTTTTAGTCCGAGACTGCAGATAATGTTAAGTTTAATTAATGACGATATACTAAGCTATGTCCGTATGGCCTGCTATTTGAAGCCGCAGTGTTCAATTTACTCTTACCTTAGTTACCTTCATTATGACATGCATTTTCATATAATTTCAGTTGATGGTTATATTGATTCATATTCAGATTTGTGGTGATCATTATTGGTTCCACgttgaaaaaaaactatatccattctgttttttgaaaaaaaaaaggtgtataAAGTGTCATTCACTGAACGGCCACATGTTTTGATCTTGAAGGGAAAAAGTTTGTCTGTGATAATCACGTGACTGCAACCAACCCCCTCCTTACCACCCCCATGTGTCATATTCGGCTTGTATATGCATATTAAGCAGCCATATTGCCCATGTTGCCAGTTCTATCCCCCCTTCCAGATTCCTTCCCACCAACCTACCTGCCTGCTACCTCTTTTGCCTGCCTGCTTTCACCACCTGCTTTGTCATTGAGATGCATGTAGATCTAATCGGGTGATTGCCATCACTGCTGTGCAACGTCCACGATCACAATTCACTAAAATGCCAAGCGTATCATGTggtcacatttcattttggtgTGAGCTAAAATTTCGCTCCTTAGAGATACTTAAAAATGTGGTTTTTAGTCATTACAGATTATGTCCACTTCGTGAAATGGAGTCAGAATGTGGCTAGTAATCATGCCAAATAATGTGTCTGAAAACTGCACTGTTTCCCCTCTTTGTTCACTCTGCTGGTGAAGCTGATGCAAATATTTGGGCTGATTAGCTGTTTATTTCCCTAATCATTATTTCTAGCCTGTAATATGTTTGGCACCGTTGCAGGAGCCTTTGGTGAGCACAGCTTGTTGCACATATAGCAACCAATTGGAGGCGGTTTAGCAAGTTAAATGTCTCACCGATGACCTGAAATAGCAGCTTTTCTTCCTTGTGTAAATGACATTTCAGAAATACGTTTTTGCATGAACTTGTTGTAAAACCAGCTCCCCATATCTCAACAGCCTCCCCAGTGTTTGACCATGATTACTGCTTGTCCAGGTCTGCAATGAGGCTGGCTTCCCTAAATGGTACTGCTCTCAAAACCCTCCAAACACTTTCAGAGGATATTTCTTCTGTCCAGTATCAATTCAAGAGTTGTAGGATTCCACATgctagtttgttgttgttgtgtgctcACTGCCATTTTATCATGAGGCAAATGTTCCCCTGATTGCGCGCTTCACTTTTTGCCAAAAATCTTTTCTATTGTTTCTCAGATCAACCACACTGGACGTAGGAGGAATGCTGGCATTTGGATTCTGCTCAGTTACAAATCCAATCCATCATTCATTTACTGATCATTTAGCCTCACAAATGTGCCGTCGACAAATGTAATGTAGTATCCATCCTGCTCTTTTGATATTTAGATGCAAACTATTCAGTTTTACTATATTTCTGTGGCGGAAATCAGCAAATTCACTTCCTGCAGACTAAAAAGAATAAAGAAGACGGAGCACACTTATAGATGTGTATGcaagcaattaaaaaaaaccttccaTTGGAAGTGAATCTCCATGTTTGTACTGATTaagattcattttaatttagtgGCATTTAATGACTTTTTGCGTGTTTCCCTTCCGCAGACCAAAGTCAGGACAGCGAGGTGGTGATGCTGTCCGACTCCAACTCGACTCAAGATGCCTTTACTGACCCCACAAGTTCACAAGACAGTATCCTCAAACCAACTTCTGTAAAGTGTAGCTCATCATCAGAGAGCACAACTCCTGTGAAGGAAGGCCAAATTCTGTCTGAGGAAACAAGCATTATAGGTAACGTGTGAAAAAGATCatgactgttttctttcatcagTTCTCATTGATCGTATGCCAACTATCCAGCGTGGTGTGAGACGTTAGAAACGCATAATCACCAAGGTTAGATACTGACTcactgactttatttatttatttatttattactgttGCATGCACATGCAAGGAGGAAGTATGGGGTCAGGTTGGAACTTAATCTTTTCACTTGAAAAGCCCTGCCTCAGGGTCATTGTAGATATCCTTCCTAATGAATGTATTATATTTGTGTCTAAAGATGTCTGTGTgcattttttcttcagttatcaAATATCACATACTGATATAGCTGCTTTGCATCAAAATCAAATGTTAAATATTGTAATGTGTATTTTCAACGAGtttgctgcatttcaacatgTAGTCAGAATAAGGTCAACACCATGTCAGGTTACACTCCATACCAAGACACTGATTTAGGTGCACTGTCACTGAATGTGTCAAGTTCTCTCACTCATTCTGTTCATTTGGTTGTCTTCATGCTTGTTGCGGTATTATTTGGTGCGTGAGAGATGTTCAACTCTCAAAGCGGATGCTCAAGTTTGTGTGTTCACTTTCCTCTATATGTCTCTCTATTTGCTATTTGTGTGTCACTTGTATGTTTTGTACACATTTTATCTAAAAATGAGTGGTGTGTTGTGATTTAGGTGTGCATTTTTGATAAGATTAGTTAATTGACATGTAAGACGTAGTATCCACCGAACTTACTAAATAAGAATCAATTGTCTTGCAGTATTATGTGGTGGAGAACAGACTGAAGTCCCGATAGAAGAGAAGATTATCCAGGAAGTTGTGGATAACATTGTGTTGATACCTCCGGAGACTCCCAAACTATCAGCAGAAACCGTTCCAGTGTCCATTTCCACCACACCAATAAAGACATGTCCTTCTCAACAAGCTGCTCCTCAAACCCCAGTTAGTGAAAGCAAGAAGAAGCAAGAGCCCCCAGTCGAGTTGATGGAGGTTCCCAAGGCCTTGCCTCCCGAGGAGGCGGACCAGAGGAGAATGCTGGTGGAGCTGTGTGTCCGTGGGCTTTTCCTCTGCCTCAGTCGTTTCCCTCAGCACTACAAGAGTCTGTACCGCCTGGCTTTTTTCTACTCCAGCAGCAAAACGCACCAGGTCAGTCCATGTCGAAACGTACCTGTCACCAGTGCACACGCTGCCAGAATAGAAAAGAAGAATTTTGTTTGAGATTTCTCTCAGATTTGTCAACCCTTTTTAGTCAATGGCATATCAGATTGCTAGCCATGACTTTAGCATCTTGTTGTTTGAGCTAAGCAGCGATGCACAAGTTGCAGAAACAGCCTCTGCTAGCTTCCCAGGCTTCGTaggcagaggtgtgtgtgggtggtggCGCAGTGCTCTCACAGCTAGTTTGGCAGAGCTTCTCTGTGGTGGCATCTCTGGTTCAGCTCTGTTTGTTGGATCGTTGAATTGCTGTCTTTGTTGATTTAATTTTAACTTGACGTAGCTTGAGTCACATTTGCCCGAAACAAATAATAAGTGCTCACATCGACAACTCATTATTTCTCCATTTTATTTAATCGGGTTATCATTTTGTTTCTTCGTCTGACTCCTGGAAAATATgtctttgctgttttttttaaggacCCCAATGTTGAGTGCACTAATTTATGAGTCAGCAAGCTGAGAAAATAGGCTGTTGGTGCAAATTAAAAATGAGCATTGTTTGTCAGAGAAAATACCCTTTGGCAAGATGTGGTTATCATTATTACACCTACCGTTATTGTCATTTGAAGTATTGCTTGTTTAAAACTGACTAATGAGTGGGGGAATACTGCTCACTCTGTTGGGTTTTCTTCcattcatgcatttatttattcaacagaACCTACAGTGGGCACGAGATGTGTTGCTAGGAAGTGGTGTCCCATGGCAACAGCTGAAGCACATGCCAGCACAAGGACTTTTCTGTGAGAGAAACAAGACCAACCTGTTCAATGTAAGTCAAAGGTCAAATTTTGTGTACTCATTTTATGCTCTATTGCAGTATGATTTTATATTGACACAAACTCAGCTTAATTGATGCTTAAAGATGATAATATAGTGCCACTACTTTTGTGATATCCAATTATATTCACATTGGACCTGATGATCTTATGAGAATGTTCGTGCATGTCTGTTGCCCACAATCTGGACGTGCATTATTTTGGTCACAGTTGTTGTAGTTGCAGTGTACAATGGCAGCACCAAAAGCTTCTGTGGACAGATTGTACGAGCCGTGTGTGCCAGATCTAAGCTGACGCGCTGCAGTTCTCTGGCTCCCACTGGGTTCTCATTGAGCCCCGTCTGGAAGGGAACCTTCTGCCCTGGCGCACCAACAGCCAAAGATTTGCTGTTCCTCCAAAGCTTGCTTACCCATGTGGAACAATGCAAACCTTAGTGTGGTCCGTTTGTGATTTGCATTTGCTAATGCTGTGATTTAGGTATAAGTGTCCTAAACCATCTCACTGTGTTC contains:
- the cabin1 gene encoding calcineurin-binding protein cabin-1 isoform X3, whose translation is MIRIAALNAASATADESLDPLRSNKTQTKEAQEAEAFALYHKALDLQKHDKFEESAKAYHELLKTPLLKEAMPSDDQRVGLKHPGLMLKYSTFKNLATMSASREDLETAMEFYLEAVMLDSTDVNMWYKIGQVAMRLVRIPLARHAFEEGLHCNPDHWPCLDNLITILYTLCDYTYCLHFISKALEKDYCYTKGLVLKEKIFEEQPCLKRDTMKMFMKCNVSIHYVEVEEDERKSIVEEALDLRRRRQALSRCEPKPDLSLIQPIQSLSWKHVGESLIAMYTHQTTCEPPLSLGRRIDLSDYRDINFPQNLPQPSSPASNVHTTALSSSPSSSLPPTTIPEAVILTQTSTQPPITISEITAVPTPPLATSADLSLQDKTKKAPKKKRTVEENVETAKRRSARVRNTKCKKEEKIDFQELLFKYLPSRLRKFDPDEDDESLSNLEPLCDGKENVESPNGSCMPDSVESMEAEQQEVHNFILSNLNNGGILDLMMRYLKSVGQRFLKDWPRGLTAVVLEVYQTWRKHSTGLPNPLFRESSTQHIREILEMSLACMELQLDQWLSKKGKNVSSRRNSHGPEGDQSESDCQGQHFQGDLLLLALGSSQNDLFGDGWLNFSIRTYWLKARFLALQGDMELAQDSYDVCTGLLQSKPKDSEGKPYTLRMPNLRLDSAISAEEIEKRLKSLERCQTLEEIQRLFESADFESVVRLLQPTFNYGSRSKSLEFVSSAPERPAQLMLLQNSLLKLEDYHQCLESSELALNEALQQLNSGLTSSFPVKEEWVSTIRKLLDGIEVCFSKDAELLKNVPHVSTLARLANNLIQLIDLSMSISDDPKEPYFFSVLPWLILYRIIKHEEAGLGCMLQQQMSVGDDDDDSDSPMLPYSLKLLNTAHEYLGRRSMCVHSNGAFLKFFVKVLETELAEAANNDAHPYKEDLDMALEQCFFCLYAYPSKKSKARFLEDHSSPQVELLWSDALFMFHHFKPKTLPEFDSYKTSTVSADLANLLRRFTSMAPTSDFPSLTMEEVADYIEGLTEKVPSLPEGSPPAPPIINEVYYLLADYHFKNKEQSKAIKFYMHDICVCPNRFDSWAGMALARASRIQEKLNSNELKSDVPIWKHSQAVLNCFKRALEIDSSNLSLWIEYGTISYALHSFASRQLKQWSNELPPEVVKQMEERRDSMLETAFQCFQGASRCEGDSDEEEWLIHYMLGKIAEKRRHSPMEYLQLYKKAANYLHEEAARYPRKIHYHNPPDLAMEALELHFRLSATVLKLLEAHEADLKHEELFSLLVEAATGPFARGEEKSMPSMPRSSEKEKSTLVMDEDFNSCSIGISNVHGASLPSVATPGLTSPPYVATPFDHDYAKRKTLRRQQWQQRHEEQQADDQSQDSEVVMLSDSNSTQDAFTDPTSSQDSILKPTSVKCSSSSESTTPVKEGQILSEETSIIVLCGGEQTEVPIEEKIIQEVVDNIVLIPPETPKLSAETVPVSISTTPIKTCPSQQAAPQTPVSESKKKQEPPVELMEVPKALPPEEADQRRMLVELCVRGLFLCLSRFPQHYKSLYRLAFFYSSSKTHQNLQWARDVLLGSGVPWQQLKHMPAQGLFCERNKTNLFNGIWRIPVDEIDRPGSFASHMNRSIVLLLDVLSQLKDQDTLLKVSFMLQRTPDQGKKYLRDVDRQVLAKRAFFLAVKVLEDNLNSLTGVSELLSKTPVTSMGEMTTTDTSKRPSSEDSKHVPAKKPGLTEGVGAADHRPSDSPQTQTPLSTDKAAKVLEISPGKVDVIRSEGHRIITDEPMDLDSGLWRKSMPILDSQGNETRTETSVSSKEQQRATDSSRTPELSLEELSISSRQQQLQASAAKVTMSSGSTDQGLQRRPNRKRKLIEDVESGKTLLLDAYRVWQQGQKVMTYDLGRIEKIMSETYMLIKQVDEDVALDQALKFCQIQSASSQRQSAGDTPTTPKYSKDHRDGFFPTPILVGHPLPAQDAQTKVVYEPLSKVPRPQASSFHEQPQHKRAPSFPAAMPFMPHSVSTPEQSEGLLYRQQESHLCQQMKLASVSQGQESTAAPWFVEEAATCSTAPSCPDQQSLSEQSKLSDPNRIRSRVPPTMPKLFIPSAATKFPPEITVTPPTPTLLSPKGSISEETKQRLKKVILSSQSAATVKKDTLSQPSLEVQETSSQESSLESESDEEEDDDMDV